The following coding sequences are from one Pyxidicoccus xibeiensis window:
- a CDS encoding LytR/AlgR family response regulator transcription factor yields MAELRVLLVDDEPLARRGLRSALARHADVGVCGECRDGREAVAAIRELRPHLVLLDVQMPELDGFGVIREVGVADMPAVIFITAYDTFAVRAFDAHAVDYLVKPFADERFDEALHRARQRLRQGEAVELGRRLADLLADTGSPRAPGAAPAADVPARPAPTVERGERLLVKVGARSVLVPVADIDWIEAEDYCVTLHVGGEEHLMRESLAALEARLDPERFVRIHRSAIVNVERIRELHQASPTELVVVLGTGQRLRVSRSRREHLERRLGRAR; encoded by the coding sequence ATGGCTGAGCTGCGCGTCCTGCTGGTGGATGACGAGCCGCTGGCCCGACGGGGCCTGCGAAGCGCCCTGGCGCGTCACGCGGACGTGGGGGTGTGCGGGGAGTGCCGCGATGGGCGCGAGGCGGTGGCCGCCATCCGCGAGCTGCGGCCGCACCTGGTGCTGCTCGACGTGCAGATGCCGGAGCTGGACGGCTTCGGCGTCATCCGCGAAGTCGGCGTGGCCGACATGCCCGCCGTCATCTTCATCACCGCGTACGACACCTTCGCGGTGCGCGCCTTCGACGCGCACGCGGTGGACTACCTGGTGAAGCCCTTCGCGGACGAGCGCTTCGACGAGGCCCTGCACCGCGCGCGGCAACGTCTTCGCCAGGGTGAGGCGGTGGAGCTGGGCCGGCGGCTCGCGGACCTGCTCGCCGACACCGGGAGCCCCCGTGCGCCGGGGGCCGCTCCCGCCGCCGACGTGCCGGCCCGGCCCGCGCCCACGGTGGAGCGCGGAGAGCGGCTGCTGGTGAAGGTGGGCGCCCGCTCGGTGCTCGTACCGGTGGCGGACATCGACTGGATTGAAGCCGAGGACTACTGCGTCACGCTGCACGTGGGAGGCGAGGAGCACCTCATGCGTGAAAGCCTGGCGGCGCTGGAGGCCCGGCTGGACCCGGAGCGCTTCGTGCGCATCCACCGCTCGGCCATCGTCAACGTGGAGCGCATCCGTGAGCTGCACCAGGCTTCGCCCACGGAGCTGGTGGTCGTGCTGGGCACGGGACAGCGGCTCCGGGTGAGCCGGAGCCGCCGCGAGCACCTGGAGCGCCGGCTGGGCCGGGCCCGGTAG
- the sugE gene encoding quaternary ammonium compound efflux SMR transporter SugE, which translates to MAWLLLVVAGLLEIVWALALKHAQGLTRLGPSVLGISTAAVSFVMLSAALKHLPVGTAYAVWVGIGAAGVALAGIVMLGESASLPRLSCVALILSGVIGLKLLEE; encoded by the coding sequence ATGGCATGGCTCCTCCTCGTCGTCGCCGGACTGCTGGAGATTGTGTGGGCGCTCGCGCTGAAGCATGCGCAGGGGCTCACCCGGCTCGGGCCCAGCGTGCTGGGCATCAGCACCGCGGCGGTGAGCTTCGTGATGCTCTCTGCCGCGCTGAAGCACCTGCCCGTGGGCACTGCCTATGCGGTCTGGGTGGGCATCGGCGCGGCGGGGGTGGCGCTCGCCGGAATCGTCATGCTCGGGGAGAGCGCGTCGCTGCCCCGGCTGTCCTGCGTGGCGCTGATTCTCTCCGGGGTCATCGGACTGAAGCTCCTGGAGGAATGA
- a CDS encoding MBL fold metallo-hydrolase: MRRTALLPLVVLVLLALPSFSAGDPARERVRAATEAMGGEARLRALSSLRIQGIGHWNLMEQSERPSPPWLVVYEQVEELRVPARHRLRQKTEGRGSAGMEAWKPMVMGMDGDVVAMEREGQMRPASGAQLQDMRERLDFAPERVLLIALDAADLRAAPDTVLQDVPHHVVTFRHGSATVRLFLNAHTRLPTLVESEDAHPADLFWNIWGDVKTRLFFQSWSLEPGGLRYPRHWEWERNGHSYHSFTVTKLELDVPVSDADLAIPEDVRKAFDARRTATADDLPLGHPSRPAAELAPGVVHLPGRWDVALVKQDDGLVVLEAPIASGYSARVLEEASKRFPGVKVKAVVSTSDAWPHVGGLREYAARGIPLQVLDLNRPLVERLLKAPRTRVPDALAKAPRAAKLQAVGRRTLLGTGKNRVELIPVRTETGERMLFAWLPEQRLLYTSDLVQPVPGGAFFNVQQVAEVLEVATREKLDVARVFGMHLDATEWTALTTAVEKARAPVTKATP, translated from the coding sequence ATGCGAAGAACCGCCCTGCTTCCGCTCGTCGTCCTCGTGCTGCTCGCCCTGCCCTCCTTCTCCGCCGGAGACCCGGCCCGCGAGCGCGTCCGCGCGGCGACGGAGGCGATGGGCGGCGAGGCCCGGCTCCGGGCGCTCTCCAGCCTGCGCATCCAGGGCATCGGCCACTGGAACCTGATGGAGCAGTCCGAGCGCCCTTCCCCGCCCTGGCTCGTCGTCTACGAGCAGGTGGAGGAGCTGAGGGTCCCGGCCCGCCACCGCCTGCGACAGAAGACCGAGGGCCGGGGCTCCGCGGGGATGGAGGCCTGGAAGCCGATGGTCATGGGGATGGACGGGGACGTGGTGGCCATGGAGCGCGAGGGGCAGATGCGTCCCGCCAGCGGCGCGCAGCTCCAGGACATGCGCGAGCGGCTCGACTTCGCACCCGAGCGCGTGCTGCTCATCGCCCTGGATGCGGCCGACCTGCGCGCCGCGCCGGACACGGTGCTCCAGGACGTGCCGCACCACGTGGTGACCTTCCGGCATGGGAGCGCGACGGTGCGCCTCTTCCTCAATGCGCACACCCGGCTGCCCACCCTGGTGGAGTCGGAGGACGCGCATCCGGCCGACCTCTTCTGGAACATCTGGGGCGACGTGAAGACGCGGCTCTTCTTCCAGTCCTGGTCGCTGGAGCCCGGCGGGCTGCGCTACCCGCGGCACTGGGAGTGGGAGCGCAACGGCCACTCCTACCACTCCTTCACCGTGACGAAGCTGGAGCTGGACGTGCCGGTGTCCGACGCGGACCTCGCCATCCCGGAGGACGTGCGGAAGGCCTTCGACGCGCGGCGCACCGCCACGGCGGATGACCTGCCGCTGGGCCACCCGAGTCGCCCCGCCGCCGAGCTCGCTCCCGGCGTGGTGCACCTGCCGGGCCGCTGGGACGTGGCGCTGGTGAAGCAGGACGACGGGCTGGTGGTGCTGGAGGCGCCCATCGCCTCGGGCTACTCGGCGCGTGTGCTGGAGGAGGCCTCGAAGCGCTTTCCCGGTGTGAAGGTGAAGGCGGTGGTGTCCACGAGTGATGCCTGGCCGCACGTGGGGGGCCTGCGTGAGTACGCGGCACGGGGCATCCCGCTCCAGGTGCTGGACCTCAACCGCCCGCTGGTGGAGCGGCTGCTGAAGGCGCCCCGGACGCGGGTGCCGGATGCGCTCGCGAAGGCGCCCCGCGCCGCGAAGCTCCAGGCCGTGGGCCGGCGCACGTTGCTCGGCACCGGGAAGAACCGGGTGGAGCTGATACCGGTGCGCACCGAGACGGGCGAGCGCATGCTCTTCGCGTGGCTGCCGGAGCAACGCCTGCTCTACACCAGCGACCTGGTGCAGCCAGTGCCGGGCGGCGCGTTCTTCAACGTGCAGCAGGTGGCCGAGGTGCTGGAGGTGGCCACGCGGGAGAAGCTGGACGTGGCGCGAGTGTTCGGCATGCACCTGGATGCCACGGAGTGGACGGCGCTCACCACGGCTGTCGAGAAGGCTCGCGCTCCCGTCACGAAGGCCACGCCCTGA
- a CDS encoding sensor histidine kinase, whose protein sequence is MPATLAALETYFFSRSGPQPLALWRAFVSQLPAWYVWVPATPAVVHLSRRLRLGRPLEARAVGAHLAMCLGVGALFGGVYTLSHVAFQPSASATPLALLMLRFWLGWLPMTAMTYAAVLGVAHAVDSQRRARENERQAAALAVQLAEARLQALQTQLHPHFLFNTLNAIVVLVREKETDTAARMLVLLSDILRQLLQQGATQEVPLREEVAVLSRYLEIQQLRFQDRLRVVWDVDAGVLDARVPHLVLQPLVENAIRHGISQRSAAGDLLIRARRQGDMLVLVVEDDGPGLPAGFELERGPGIGLSNTRARLGQLYGDAGRVSVANRSGSTGTVATVLLPLRMMAPDAAEVLAHG, encoded by the coding sequence GTGCCCGCGACGCTCGCCGCGCTGGAGACGTACTTCTTCAGCCGCTCCGGGCCCCAGCCGCTGGCGCTGTGGCGCGCGTTCGTCTCGCAGTTGCCCGCCTGGTACGTGTGGGTGCCCGCCACGCCCGCCGTCGTGCACCTCTCCCGCCGGCTGCGCCTGGGTCGCCCGCTGGAGGCCCGCGCCGTGGGGGCGCACCTGGCCATGTGTCTTGGCGTGGGGGCGCTGTTCGGGGGCGTGTACACGCTGTCCCATGTGGCATTCCAGCCGTCGGCGTCCGCCACGCCGCTGGCCCTGCTGATGCTGCGCTTCTGGCTGGGGTGGCTGCCCATGACGGCCATGACGTATGCCGCGGTGCTGGGCGTGGCGCACGCGGTGGACTCGCAGCGGCGCGCGCGGGAGAACGAGCGTCAGGCCGCCGCGCTCGCCGTGCAGCTCGCCGAGGCCCGGCTGCAGGCGCTGCAGACGCAGCTCCACCCGCACTTCCTCTTCAACACCCTCAACGCCATCGTCGTGCTGGTGCGTGAGAAGGAGACGGACACCGCGGCCCGCATGCTCGTGCTGCTCAGCGACATCCTCCGTCAGCTGCTCCAGCAGGGCGCCACGCAGGAAGTCCCCCTGCGTGAAGAAGTGGCCGTGCTGTCGCGCTACCTCGAAATCCAGCAGCTCCGGTTCCAGGACCGGCTGCGCGTGGTGTGGGACGTGGACGCGGGCGTGCTGGACGCGCGCGTGCCCCACCTGGTGCTCCAGCCGCTGGTGGAGAACGCCATCCGCCACGGGATATCCCAGCGCTCGGCGGCGGGGGACCTGCTCATCCGCGCCCGGCGTCAGGGGGATATGTTGGTGCTGGTGGTGGAGGACGATGGACCGGGGCTGCCGGCGGGCTTCGAGCTGGAGCGCGGGCCAGGCATCGGCCTGTCCAACACGCGGGCCCGGCTGGGCCAGCTCTATGGGGATGCCGGGCGCGTCAGCGTGGCCAATCGGTCTGGGAGCACCGGCACCGTTGCCACCGTCCTGCTGCCGCTGCGCATGATGGCCCCAGATGCGGCGGAGGTGCTCGCGCATGGCTGA
- a CDS encoding zinc metalloprotease, protein MKSLSRFGVLSACVLATACVSKEEPAPTEPTAQEATQTKVKPGAGERCGTRPLTDAEELEVKAHLSKFSERVAQKKPGGGGGGASVTGGAINVYFHVINQGTGVSNGDLTAQMINDQMTVLNDAYRAWGWTFNLVQTTRTTNSSWFNSCDNTTVETQMKTALRQGTADDLNIYSCNPAGGLLGWATFPNWYAGAPKDDGVVILFSSVPGGSAAPYNLGDTGTHEVGHWMGLYHTFQGGCAKTGDSVSDTPAERSAAFGCPTGRDTCSGTGLDPIQNFMDYTDDACMDRFTAGQDTRMDQMFSAYRYNK, encoded by the coding sequence ATGAAGAGTCTCTCCCGATTCGGTGTGCTGAGCGCGTGCGTGCTGGCGACTGCCTGTGTCTCGAAGGAGGAGCCCGCGCCGACGGAGCCCACCGCCCAGGAGGCCACGCAGACCAAGGTGAAGCCCGGTGCGGGTGAGCGCTGCGGCACGCGCCCGCTGACGGACGCGGAGGAGCTGGAGGTCAAGGCCCACCTGTCGAAGTTCTCGGAGCGGGTGGCGCAGAAGAAGCCGGGTGGCGGAGGCGGCGGCGCGAGCGTGACGGGCGGCGCCATCAACGTCTACTTCCACGTCATCAACCAGGGGACCGGCGTCTCCAACGGTGACCTGACGGCGCAGATGATCAACGACCAGATGACCGTCCTCAACGACGCCTACCGGGCGTGGGGCTGGACGTTCAACCTGGTGCAGACGACGCGCACCACCAACAGCAGCTGGTTCAACAGCTGCGACAACACCACGGTGGAGACGCAGATGAAGACGGCGCTCCGCCAGGGCACGGCGGACGACCTCAACATCTACAGCTGCAACCCCGCGGGCGGCCTGCTGGGCTGGGCGACCTTCCCCAACTGGTACGCCGGCGCGCCCAAGGATGACGGCGTGGTCATCCTCTTCTCCTCGGTGCCGGGCGGCTCGGCGGCCCCGTACAACCTGGGTGACACGGGCACGCACGAGGTCGGTCACTGGATGGGCCTGTACCACACGTTCCAGGGCGGCTGCGCCAAGACGGGCGACTCCGTGAGCGACACCCCGGCCGAGCGCAGCGCCGCCTTCGGCTGCCCCACGGGCCGCGACACCTGCAGCGGCACGGGCCTGGACCCCATCCAGAACTTCATGGACTACACCGACGACGCCTGCATGGACCGCTTCACGGCGGGCCAGGACACGCGCATGGACCAGATGTTCAGCGCGTACCGCTACAACAAGTAG
- a CDS encoding SOS response-associated peptidase → MCGRVTVRTSPDQLVAELGLAGIRAAVERPRYNLCPTQQMPVVINDGARMLDTFRWGLIPSWAKDPSIGSKLINARGETVAEKPSFRTALKKRRCLVLVDGWYEWKQSTKPKTPYHFHRKDGQALALAGLWEEWTAPDTGEVLNTCTIITTGPNALMSPIHDRMPVILAPEARELWLRPEPQDPAVLLPLLVPFSGDSLEAYEVARVVNSPTNDVPACVERVAA, encoded by the coding sequence ATGTGTGGCCGTGTCACCGTCCGAACCTCTCCTGATCAGCTCGTAGCGGAGCTGGGCCTCGCCGGCATCCGTGCCGCCGTGGAGCGCCCCCGCTACAACCTCTGTCCCACCCAGCAGATGCCCGTCGTCATCAACGACGGCGCACGCATGCTGGACACCTTCCGCTGGGGGCTCATCCCCTCGTGGGCGAAGGACCCGAGCATCGGCAGCAAGCTCATCAACGCCCGCGGCGAGACGGTGGCGGAGAAGCCCAGCTTCCGCACCGCCCTCAAGAAGCGGCGCTGCCTGGTACTGGTGGACGGCTGGTACGAGTGGAAGCAGTCCACGAAGCCGAAGACGCCGTACCACTTCCACCGCAAGGACGGTCAGGCGCTGGCCCTGGCCGGGCTGTGGGAGGAGTGGACGGCGCCGGACACCGGCGAGGTGCTCAACACCTGCACCATCATCACCACCGGCCCCAATGCGCTGATGTCGCCCATCCATGACCGGATGCCCGTCATCCTCGCGCCCGAGGCCCGTGAGCTGTGGCTGCGCCCCGAGCCCCAGGACCCGGCGGTGCTCCTGCCCCTGCTGGTGCCCTTCTCCGGGGACTCGCTGGAGGCCTACGAGGTGGCGCGGGTGGTCAACTCCCCCACCAACGACGTCCCCGCCTGCGTGGAGCGTGTGGCCGCCTGA
- a CDS encoding TetR/AcrR family transcriptional regulator: MATRGRPRDFDREVALRQAMQVFWERGYEGTSLSELTAAMGIKAPSLYAAFGSKEELFREAVRFYDLLEGGATNRALREAPTARAAVEAMLRDNVKEYASPSTPPGCMIVLAAVAGSTESAGVREFLAELRRSSTTDIQRRLDRGVAEGELPPGTDTAAMAAFYATVLQGLSIQSRDGATLETMTAVADCAMAAWGSLVKPRKKR; encoded by the coding sequence ATGGCGACGCGAGGCCGCCCGCGCGACTTCGACAGGGAGGTCGCCCTGCGGCAGGCGATGCAGGTCTTCTGGGAGCGTGGCTACGAGGGCACGTCCCTGAGCGAGCTCACTGCGGCGATGGGCATCAAGGCGCCCAGCCTGTATGCCGCGTTCGGCTCGAAGGAGGAGCTGTTTCGCGAGGCCGTGCGGTTCTACGACTTGCTCGAAGGTGGAGCGACGAACCGGGCCCTGAGGGAGGCGCCCACGGCGCGCGCGGCCGTGGAGGCCATGCTGCGCGACAACGTGAAGGAGTACGCCAGCCCCAGCACTCCGCCGGGCTGCATGATCGTGCTCGCCGCGGTGGCCGGCTCGACGGAGAGCGCGGGCGTGCGGGAGTTCCTCGCGGAGCTGCGTCGAAGCTCCACCACCGACATCCAGCGCCGGCTGGACCGCGGCGTCGCGGAAGGCGAGCTGCCACCGGGCACGGATACCGCGGCCATGGCCGCCTTCTACGCCACCGTCCTGCAAGGACTCTCCATCCAGTCCCGGGATGGCGCCACGCTCGAGACGATGACGGCCGTCGCCGACTGCGCGATGGCGGCCTGGGGCTCGCTGGTGAAGCCGCGAAAGAAGCGCTGA
- a CDS encoding cytochrome P450, producing MTTTVMGTPDTAAPRIAPGPRGHLLLGVIPQVRRDTLGFLLGAARQHGDVVRYRFGPVTGHLIVHPDGVRHVLQEHVGNYTKDHFSYRLVSRIAGNGLLTSQGSFWLRQRRLAQPAFHRQRISAMAQGMARTTAAMLERWEAPAARGAPVVMVEEMMRLTLTIVGEALFGAALGDKAEVVGRAFNVLSEQTTQRFRGLHLLPPVLPTRYDREYREASRTLRGTVMELITERRRSGADSGDLLSMFMLARDEETGEAMTDEQLRDEVLTMLVAGHETTATAMSWVWALLDQHPEVEAKLHGELDAVLGGRLPTAEDVPRLGYTRMVVEEAMRLYPPAYVYSRAVKEDDVIGGFRIPKGSWVDVSPYVTHRHPDFWERPEEFVPERFSPEASAKRPRYAYFPFSGGPRQCIGNGFAMMEAQLILATVAQRFRPRRLPGHVLAPEPLITLRPKGGLPMHLERRTPGRNAHSGVATEG from the coding sequence ATGACGACCACCGTGATGGGTACCCCGGACACCGCCGCTCCCCGTATCGCTCCCGGCCCCCGAGGCCACCTGCTGCTGGGCGTGATTCCCCAGGTCCGCCGCGACACGCTCGGCTTCCTGCTCGGGGCGGCGCGCCAGCACGGGGACGTGGTCCGCTACCGGTTCGGCCCGGTGACGGGACACCTCATCGTCCACCCCGATGGGGTCCGCCACGTGCTGCAGGAGCACGTGGGCAACTACACGAAGGACCACTTCTCCTACCGGCTGGTGAGCCGCATCGCCGGCAACGGGCTGCTGACGAGCCAGGGCTCCTTCTGGCTGCGGCAGCGGCGCCTGGCGCAGCCGGCCTTCCACCGGCAGCGCATCTCCGCCATGGCCCAGGGAATGGCGCGGACGACGGCGGCCATGCTGGAGCGCTGGGAGGCGCCCGCCGCGCGCGGGGCGCCGGTGGTGATGGTGGAGGAGATGATGCGGCTGACGCTGACCATCGTCGGCGAGGCACTCTTCGGCGCGGCGCTGGGCGACAAGGCGGAGGTGGTGGGCCGAGCGTTCAACGTGCTCAGCGAGCAGACCACGCAGCGGTTCCGCGGCCTGCACCTGCTGCCCCCGGTGCTGCCCACGCGCTACGACCGGGAGTACCGCGAGGCCTCGCGCACGCTCCGGGGCACGGTGATGGAGCTCATCACCGAGCGGCGCCGGAGCGGCGCGGACTCGGGCGACCTGCTCTCCATGTTCATGCTGGCGCGGGACGAGGAGACCGGGGAGGCGATGACAGACGAGCAGCTTCGCGACGAGGTGCTCACCATGCTCGTTGCCGGCCACGAGACGACGGCCACGGCGATGAGCTGGGTGTGGGCGCTGCTGGACCAGCACCCGGAGGTGGAGGCGAAGCTGCACGGCGAGCTGGACGCGGTGCTGGGCGGGCGCTTGCCCACGGCCGAGGACGTGCCGCGACTGGGCTACACGCGCATGGTGGTGGAGGAGGCGATGCGGCTCTATCCGCCCGCGTACGTCTACAGCCGCGCGGTGAAGGAGGACGACGTCATCGGCGGCTTCCGGATTCCGAAGGGGAGCTGGGTGGACGTCAGCCCCTACGTCACCCACCGCCACCCGGACTTCTGGGAGCGGCCGGAGGAGTTCGTCCCGGAGCGCTTCTCGCCGGAGGCCTCCGCGAAGCGGCCCCGGTATGCGTACTTCCCGTTCAGCGGTGGGCCGCGCCAGTGCATCGGCAACGGCTTCGCGATGATGGAGGCCCAGCTCATCCTCGCCACCGTGGCCCAGCGCTTCCGGCCGAGGCGGCTGCCCGGCCACGTGCTGGCACCCGAGCCGCTCATCACCCTGCGACCGAAGGGCGGCCTGCCCATGCACCTGGAGCGGCGGACTCCCGGAAGGAACGCTCATTCCGGAGTGGCCACCGAGGGGTGA
- a CDS encoding SDR family NAD(P)-dependent oxidoreductase — MSGLSGRVALVTGGSRGIGAAIARRLAREGADVALTYVSAPEKAQAVIRDIQAAGRRGIAIAADSASPEAVIRAVEGTVAELGRLDILVNNAGIFPNGPLEEVTLEEVDRTLAIHVRAVFVAAQAAARHMGKGGRIISIGTCFSDRVPEPGVTLYTMSKSALTGLTRGLARDLGTRGITANVINPGPIDTDMNPASAPGAEAGLTHLAVKQFGEGEDIAATVAHLAGESGRFITGASIAVDGGFSA, encoded by the coding sequence ATGTCGGGACTGTCGGGCAGGGTGGCCCTGGTGACGGGAGGCAGTCGGGGAATCGGCGCGGCCATCGCGCGGCGGCTGGCCCGGGAGGGGGCCGACGTGGCGCTGACCTACGTGAGCGCTCCGGAGAAGGCGCAGGCGGTCATCCGGGACATCCAGGCGGCGGGCCGGCGGGGAATCGCCATCGCCGCCGACAGCGCGAGCCCGGAGGCGGTCATCCGGGCGGTGGAGGGGACGGTGGCGGAGTTGGGGCGGCTCGACATCCTCGTCAACAACGCGGGCATCTTCCCCAATGGGCCCCTGGAGGAGGTGACGCTCGAGGAGGTGGACCGGACGCTGGCCATCCACGTGCGCGCGGTGTTCGTCGCGGCGCAGGCGGCGGCACGGCACATGGGCAAGGGCGGGCGCATCATCAGCATCGGTACGTGCTTCTCGGACCGGGTGCCGGAGCCGGGCGTCACCCTCTACACGATGAGCAAGTCGGCGCTCACCGGCCTCACCCGGGGACTGGCCCGAGACCTCGGTACACGAGGCATCACCGCCAACGTCATCAACCCTGGTCCCATCGACACGGACATGAACCCGGCCAGCGCTCCGGGAGCGGAGGCGGGACTGACGCATCTCGCGGTGAAGCAGTTCGGTGAAGGGGAGGACATCGCCGCCACCGTGGCCCACCTCGCCGGAGAGAGCGGGCGCTTCATCACCGGCGCGTCCATCGCCGTCGACGGCGGCTTCTCGGCCTGA
- a CDS encoding AraC family transcriptional regulator: MLPRPMRPQALQSSIFRTLFRVGESLGIARERLLEATGESEERLAAPDTRVPYEALRRVWELLVSVGGDQPLGVRLAQFLEPTHFGLVGYVLVNSPDLRTALLRHCRVYALLDPRTAWRTHDTPAGMRAQLHLHPDDAWAVTLRHPTEGLLLSLVATGRALTGTHWSPQRVRLAHPRHAASAAVEDFLGAPVEYDAGAYVMEADASILSLPIRHADIDLGNLLHARAEAALADAKSAEQRTWSERVTAALAAQPRTGELGPAEAAAHLAVSERTLQRRLREEGASFAALEDAVRRERAFQLLRDGQLAQFEIAFLLGFSDPSAFTRAFRRWSGLTPLAWQKANAARTSP; encoded by the coding sequence ATGCTCCCCCGCCCCATGCGTCCCCAGGCGCTCCAGTCCTCCATCTTCCGCACGCTGTTCCGCGTCGGCGAGTCGCTCGGCATCGCCCGCGAGCGCCTGCTGGAGGCCACCGGTGAGAGCGAGGAGCGGCTGGCGGCCCCGGACACCCGTGTGCCCTACGAGGCGCTGCGCCGGGTCTGGGAGCTGCTCGTCTCCGTCGGGGGCGACCAGCCGCTCGGCGTGCGGCTGGCGCAGTTCCTGGAGCCCACCCACTTCGGCCTCGTGGGGTACGTGCTCGTCAACAGCCCCGACCTGCGTACGGCCCTGCTGCGGCACTGCCGCGTCTACGCGCTGCTGGACCCGCGCACCGCGTGGCGCACGCACGACACGCCCGCGGGGATGCGCGCCCAGTTGCACCTGCACCCCGACGACGCGTGGGCGGTGACGCTGCGACACCCCACCGAAGGGTTGCTGCTCAGCCTCGTGGCCACCGGCCGCGCCCTCACCGGCACGCACTGGAGCCCCCAGCGGGTCCGCCTCGCGCACCCGCGCCACGCGGCCTCCGCCGCCGTGGAGGACTTCCTCGGCGCTCCCGTCGAGTACGACGCCGGGGCCTACGTCATGGAGGCGGACGCGTCCATCCTCTCGCTGCCCATCCGCCATGCGGACATCGACCTGGGCAACCTCCTCCATGCCCGTGCCGAGGCCGCGCTCGCCGACGCGAAGTCCGCCGAGCAGCGCACCTGGAGCGAGCGCGTCACCGCGGCGCTCGCGGCCCAGCCTCGCACCGGGGAGCTGGGCCCCGCCGAAGCCGCCGCCCACCTCGCGGTGAGCGAGCGCACCCTCCAACGCCGCCTGCGCGAGGAGGGCGCCTCCTTCGCCGCGCTCGAGGACGCCGTGCGCCGCGAGCGCGCCTTCCAGCTCCTGCGCGACGGGCAGCTCGCCCAGTTCGAGATTGCCTTCCTGCTCGGATTCAGCGACCCCAGCGCCTTCACCCGCGCCTTCCGCCGCTGGAGCGGCCTCACGCCGCTGGCCTGGCAGAAGGCGAACGCCGCCCGGACGTCCCCCTGA